The following are from one region of the Quercus robur chromosome 1, dhQueRobu3.1, whole genome shotgun sequence genome:
- the LOC126726786 gene encoding probable LRR receptor-like serine/threonine-protein kinase At1g06840 encodes MDPYNNISNWDQGDPCTSNWTGVVCSNKTLGDGYLHVQKLHLLQMNLSGSLSPALGQLSNLTILDFMWNNISGIIPMEIGNITSLELLLLNGNQLTGPLPEELGYLPNLKRLQIDQNQISGSIPKSFANLNATQHFHMNNNSISGQIPSELSRLPNLLHFLLDNNNLSGNLPPEFSTMLNLRILQLDNNNFNGATIPSSYSNMSKLLKLSLRNCSLQGPVPNLSQIPNLYYLDLSLNQLNGTIPSDKLSGNMTTILLSNNSLTGTIPTSFSDLPRLQILSIANNSLSGSVPSSIWQNRTLNGMEKLTVELQNNVLSNISGTINLSPNVTVWLQGNPLCSNSSLSQFCRFESDENNNQSSTNTTSVCPAQECPPPFEYLSSAASPVACFCAAPLFVGYRLKSPGFSDFRPYINTFEEFLSSSLDLFLYQLYIDSFFWEGPRLGMNLKLFPVYGNSSTTKFNMSEVDRIFGLFTSWSIDDSDIFGPYELISFPRLGFYRDGLS; translated from the exons ATGGATCCCTATAATAATATTAGTAATTGGGATCAAGGAGACCCATGTACATCAAATTGGACAGGAGTTGTGTGCTCCAATAAAACATTAGGCGATGGATACCTACATGTTCAAAAATT GCACCTACTACAAATGAATTTGTCAGGAAGTTTGTCACCAGCGCTTGGCCAGTTATCAAATTTGACAATATT GGATTTTATGTGGAACAACATAAGTGGAATTATACCAATGGAGATAGGCAATATAACATCTTTGGAACTCTT GCTTCTGAATGGAAACCAATTAACAGGTCCCTTACCTGAAGAGCTTGGTTACCTTCCAAATTTGAAAAGACTACAAATTGACCAAAACCAAATATCAGGATCAATACCTAAATCATTTGCAAACTTGAACGCAACACAGCACTT TCATATGAACAATAATTCAATTAGTGGGCAAATCCCAAGTGAGCTATCTAGATTACCAAATCTTCTTCACTT CCTTCTTgataataacaacttatcaggGAATCTTCCACCAGAGTTCTCCACAATGCTAAATTTACGAATACT TCAACTTGATAACAATAACTTCAATGGGGCTACAATTCCATCTTCTTATAGCAACATGTCTAAATTGCTGAAGTT GAGCCTTAGGAACTGCAGTTTGCAGGGACCGGTTCCTAATTTGAGCCAAATACCAAACCTTTATTATCT AGACCTCAGTTTAAATCAGCTAAATGGAACCATACCCTCAGATAAGCTTTCGGGAAATATGACGACTAT CTTGTTATCCAACAACAGTCTTACTGGAACAATTCCCACCAGCTTTTCGGATCTCCCTCGTCTTCAAATATT GTCAATTGCAAACAATTCATTGAGTGGCTCTGTTCCATCCAGCATTTGGCAAAATAGGACTTTGAATGGAATGGAGAAACTTACAGT GGAGTTGCAGAATAATGTGCTTTCAAATATTTCAGGCACTATTAATCTATCTCCAAATGTCACTGTCTG gCTTCAAGGGAATCCCTTATGTTCGAACTCCAGCCTATCCCAGTTCTGTCGTTTTGAAAGTGATGAAAATAACAATCAAAGTTCAACAAATACGACTTCTGTTTGTCCAGCTCAAGAATGTCCACCCCCTTTTGAATATTTAAGTTCCGCTGCATCTCCTGTGGCTTGTTTCTGTGCTGCCCCCTTGTTTGTTGGATATCGGTTGAAAAGTCCTGGATTCTCAGATTTTCGTCCATACATAAATACATTTGAGGAGTTCCTGTCATCTAGTCTTGACTTGTTTCTTTATCAGCTGTACATTGATTCATTTTTCTGGGAAGGACCTCGACTAGGAATGAACTTGAAGCTTTTTCCTGTATATGGAAATAGCAGCACTACTAAGTTCAATATGAGTGAGGTTGATCGAATCTTCGGGCTGTTCACATCATGGAGCATCGATGATAGTGACATTTTTGGACCCTATGAACTTATCAGCTTCCCTCGACTGGGCTTCTATAGAGACGGTTTGTCTTGA
- the LOC126691098 gene encoding cation/H(+) antiporter 14-like: protein MIDSAGFWYGDDPMSYNTPVLSAEISVIFIISGLTHLLMRPLRQPKIIVQIIAGIIMGPSVLGQSREYLEALFPPGSRLVFSTLVEFGFMFHLFILGLQINASLIKSIGRKALIIALVGTMIPLAFGGTAYKIIHRTNPSMAPLTLVVINSMSSFIGVTSLLDNLNILNTEIGQFASSIALVSDTCCWLLAFVMRNVDKAQKYSPHKPLPTLVVVPGYYCILFFLLRPLMIWIFSSTPVKAPIKENHFTAILCIVMGNGVLAEYVGEHAWLGAFVLGFSLPNGPTLGASLIKKLDILCTESLLQLYCTNKGFSTLFSSMAKMSTAKMEILIFAGYIGKFTGTILPSIYYKMPFRESLTLTLIMCCKGVLELTIYSTWETSQIITRQTYTLLIINMIVITGLASIFIRHLYDTSARYMGDTRRTISDSDQNFGLRTLVCIHSEENVSSLTNLLEVSNPTKESPIFVSVLELVEITRKAASILVKHDRQHISLVSNLYCSGHIGNAFDHYESYSEGSVMIQNFKAIAPYASMHDDICTLAVVQKTGIIIVPYHKTWAIDGTAKANTPFIRTINKNLLKKAPCSIGVLVDRGQIGGNPSVLNGNSPYRIAMLFVGGADDREALVYSIRMAGHPNVSLTVVQFIAWGYKTNSYQENLDKEMLNELWASIVGKRRIYCKKETVRRGLDTRHVIHKMADNFDLVIVGKYHEPDSPVTLGLREWSESPELGVLGDMLASSVFQFSVLVVQQQPRR from the exons ATGATTGACTCCGCTGGTTTTTGGTACGGGGATGATCCAATGAGCTATAACACTCCGGTTCTGTCGGCCGAGATCTCTGTGATTTTCATCATCTCTGGTCTCACTCACCTTTTGATGAGACCTCTTCGCCAACCTAAGATCATTGTGCAAATTATT GCCGGCATAATAATGGGTCCCTCAGTACTAGGTCAAAGCAGGGAGTATTTAGAAGCGTTATTTCCTCCGGGTAGTAGATTAGTATTTTCAACATTGGTAGAGTTTGGCTTCATGTTTCACCTCTTTATATTAGGATTGCAGATTAATGCAAGCTTAATAAAGAGCATTGGAAGAAAAGCCTTGATAATAGCTCTAGTAGGGACTATGATTCCCTTGGCATTTGGAGGGACAGCATACAAGATCATACATCGTACTAACCCTTCAATGGCACCTTTAACCCTGGTTGTCATAAATTCTATGTCTTCTTTCATTGGCGTCACCAGCCTCCTTGATAATCTCAACATTCTTAATACAGAAATTGGCCAATTTGCTTCCTCTATTGCTTTGGTAAGTGATACATGTTGTTGGCTTCTCGCATTTGTTATGAGAAATGTTGATAAAGCACAGAAATACTCCCCACACAAACCATTACCAACACTAGTAGTGGTGCCAGGTTATTACTGCATCCTATTCTTCCTACTCCGACCACTAATGATATGGATTTTCAGTTCCACCCCTGTAAAAGCACCCATTAAGGAAAATCATTTTACAGCCATCCTCTGTATAGTTATGGGGAATGGAGTTCTTGCAGAGTATGTTGGCGAACATGCTTGGCTTGGTGCTTTTGTGTTAGGCTTTTCTTTGCCAAATGGGCCAACATTAGGCGCAAGCTTAATAAAAAAGCTTGATATTCTTTGTACTGAGTCGCTACTTCAACTCTACTGCACTAACAAGGGGTTCAGCACACTTTTCTCTTCCATGGCAAAAATGTCTACAGCAAAAATGGAGATCCTCATTTTTGCTGGTTACATTGGCAAGTTCACTGGCACCATTTTGCCATCGATCTACTATAAGATGCCCTTCAGGGAATCTTTAACACTCACTCTCATCATGTGTTGCAAAGGCGTTTTGGAACTCACTATATATAGTACGTGGGAAACCTCCCAG ATCATAACAAGGCAAACATATACGCTTTTAATAATCAACATGATAGTCATAACAGGGTTGGCCTCAATTTTTATACGTCACCTTTATGACACTTCCGCAAGATATATGGGTGACACAAGGAGGACAATCTCGGACTCCGACCAAAACTTTGGTCTCAGAACACTGGTCTGCATCCATTCAGAAGAGAATGTATCTTCATTAACAAaccttcttgaagtgtccaacCCCACAAAAGAAAGCCCTATTTTTGTCTCTGTCCTTGAGCTCGTGGAGATCACAAGAAAGGCAGCATCTATCCTTGTAAAACATGATAGGCAACACATCTCATTAGTTTCTAATCTATATTGCTCTGGACACATTGGCAATGCCTTCGATCATTATGAGAGTTACAGCGAAGGGAGTGTTATGATACAAAACTTCAAAGCAATTGCACCATATGCAAGCATGCATGATGATATATGCACTCTTGCTGTGGTTCAGAAAACAGGCATCATTATTGTTCCCTATCACAAAACATGGGCAATTGATGGAACAGCCAAAGCAAACACTCCTTTCATTAGGaccataaacaaaaatttgCTTAAGAAGGCCCCTTGCTCCATTGGAGTTCTTGTTGACCGAGGCCAAATTGGTGGCAACCCAAGCGTTCTGAACGGTAATTCACCATATCGGATTGCCATGCTTTTCGTAGGTGGTGCAGATGATCGAGAGGCACTAGTGTATAGCATCCGGATGGCCGGGCATCCGAATGTCAGTCTCACAGTGGTTCAATTTATAGCGTGGGGTTACAAGACAAACAGTTATCAAGAAAATCTTGACAAGGAAATGTTGAATGAATTATGGGCTAGTATAGTGGGAAAACGGAGAATATACTGTAAAAAGGAGACTGTGAGACGTGGGTTAGATACAAGACATGTTATACATAAGATGGCAGACAATTTTGATCTAGTTATTGTGGGTAAATACCATGAACCAGACTCTCCCGTTACATTAGGACTTAGAGAATGGAGCGAAAGCCCTGAACTTGGAGTACTTGGGGACATGCTGGCCAGTTcagtttttcagttttcagttttggtGGTACAGCAGCAGCCCAGAAGGTGA